A window of Cytobacillus sp. FSL H8-0458 genomic DNA:
ATATCCGCAGCCTCCATAGCCATAGCCCATGCCTCTCACCTCACTTGGATTTCTCCCTACACAATATGTGATAAATTAGCAGGGTGTATGGGCAAGCTCCCAAGACGGGCTTGGTTTATTCATTCATAAAGGAATAAAGGGCCTGTTTCATATTACTAAATAAAGCATTCCTGTGTATTTCCCTATGCATTTAGCCTTTAGGCTTGAAAATTAGTGCACCGATAAAACCGAAGATAATGGCTGCTGAAATACCGGAGCTGGTTACTTCGAACATTCCGGTCAACACACCGACAAGTCCATGCTGATCGGCTTCCTGAAGGGCTCCATGGACAAGCGAATTACCAAAGCTTGTTATCGGGATGGTCGCTCCTGCCCCTGCAAAGTCCGCTAGCGGTTCATACAGGCCAAGTCCATCAAGTACAGCACCTAATACAACTAAAAGACTTAATGTATGGCCTGGTGTCAGCTTAAAAACATCAAACATTATTTGGCCAAATACGCAAAATAGGCCTCCAATTACAAAAGCCCAGAAAAACATAGGCAGCATACAAATTCCTCCTCTAAGTCATCTCGATAGAAACAGCATGAGCAATACAGGGAATGCTTTCATTCTGCTGGAATGTCAATGGCGATAATAGTGCACCTGTTGCCACGACAAGGATTCTTCTATAAACCCCTCGCTTCATTTGATTCAAAAGATGTCCGTACAGGACAGAAGCCGAGCACCCTGCACCGCTCCCACCGGACTGGACTGGCTGATCATCTTTATAAATCATTAATCCGCAATCTTTAAATTTCTCTCTGTCTATTTTCAACCCATTATTTATGAGCAGTTCATAAGCAGTTTCCTGGCCAATTCTTCCCAGGTCCCCTGTGACAATCAAATCGTAATGGGATGGATCGAGCTGCATGTCCTTAAAATGTGCAGTAATGGTATCTGCAGCTGCAGGCGCCATGGCTCCTCCCATATTAAAAGGGTCTGTCAGACCCATGTCGATTACTTTGCCGATTGTGGCTGAAGTGGTAACCAGCAAATTGGGTCCAGCTGCTTTCGCGGATACCAGAGCCGCACCTGCACCAGTTACTGTCCACTGGGCTGTTGGAGGCTTTTGGCCTCCGTATTCTGTAGGGTATCTAAATTGCTTTTCAACAGCGGCATTATGACTGGAAGCTCCTGTCAAAACGTAATCAGCACCCCTGTAATTGACAATGAAGGATGCCAGAGCAAGTCCTTCCATTGAAGTTGAACAAGCTCCAAAAATCCCGAAATAAGGGATTTGGTTCGTTCTTGCGCTTAAACTTGAAGGTGTTATCTGATTAATTAAATCCCCTGCAATATAAAACTGAACATCCTCCTTTTGAACATTTGCTTTACTTAAGGCCGTTTGTCCCGCCTCTTCCAAAAGGATCCTGTGCGCTTTCTCATAAGAGTCTTCACCCATCCATAAATCATCATGAAGAACATCAAAATCCTCTGACAAATTGCCATTTGCCTCAAAAGGCCCGCCTGAAACACCGGCTGCTGCAATGACCGGGAGATGCTGAAAAACCCAGGATTGTTTTCCCTTTAGCATTAAATAACCCCCCAAATAGTTAATAGCGTTTTTATCAGGGCTACTACAAAAGCTGCAAATACACCAAAAAGAATAACTGATCCAGCGAGCTTGAACATGTTCCCGCCTACACCCAGCACAAAACCTTCCGTTCGATGCTCAATAGCAGCTGAAATCACAGCATTGCCAAAGCCTGTTACAGGAACGGCGCTGCCAGCTCCGGCGAACTGGCCTAAACGGTCATATACGCCAAAACCAGTCAGCAGCATGGATATAAAAATCATGGTAGCAACAGTTGGATTTCCGGCTGTCTGTTCGGTGAAATTAAAAAAATAGATATAAAAATACGTTATTGCCTGTCCAACAGTACAGATGAGGCCACCCACCCAGAAAGCACGAATACAATTTTTCAGGACCGGGCGTTTAAGTTCATGTTTTTGCTCAAGCTTCTCATATTGCTGCTGTTCAGGGGTTTTGTTTCCTTTTTTGCTCATGACTCCCGCTCCCTCCTATGTCATTTCATTTTTTAGTTTAATGATTTTATCAAGCTTCTTTTTAGCCTTTTTGTCTGTAAAATCGGGATTTTTCATTTTTTCCTGAAGTTCTACTGCCTCTATAAAGATTTTATAATCACTTGAAACAATGAAGTTCTCATCCGGGTATTTCTCCTCAAGCATTTTTGTCATGTTTTTTTCAATTTTCTTCATGTGAAAACGCTGCAGGTGCTTCACTTTATAAGCAACCAGTGTATCTCCATTGCTCTTAACCACTGCAACATCATAAAGTTCTTTCATTTTTTCAACGTCATGCTCAATGTTTTGGACTAAATCCAAATTTTCCTTTGTATTTTTATCAATTAATACTGCAGGGGGATGGGTCGTTTTGAGGAGTGCAAGGTCGCTGTCCGTCACCTTTCCATCACCGCTGCATCCTGATATTAAGATCAGTGAAAACGCGTTCATTAATAAAAGTCTCTTTTTCATATTAGTCCCTTCCTATGTAATATCTTTAATTATATTGTCCTCGAAATGTTTTGGATTTATGAACATTAATATCCATCCTATTTTTACCAGAAAAAAACCAAAAAAAAATAGCCGGAAACACCGGCTCCTTATTTTTATTGTTTCTTTCCACAGCCGCATCCTTTTTTCTTTTTCTTTTTCTTTGTCTTGCTGACCGGCTTTGATTTTTCGGATTGCTGATTATTATCCTTATTTAACATCGATGAGGCCCTCCATTAACAATAATTTTCCTCTTATTAATTTATGCGGAGCCTCAGGAGCTTGTGTAAAACATACGCCCAAATAAGATATAAATAGACCTATGCTAATCAATCAGTTTTTGCACAAGTACTTCTATAATAGCAGCAAGTCCCGCAATTGCTAAAATTAGCAGCACCGGAGCTGCAAAAGATGCATACAAGTAATAGGAAGCATATAAAAATATGGCACTCCACACACCAGTACACCAATAGCAGCTTAAAAGCTCCCCGAAAAAACTCCGAACTCTTCCTTCTTTCACTACCCAATAAACTTCTATTTCGCCGTTTTCATCTTTTTCTTCCACTTCTTCAAGAAATGGCTTGCGCAGAAATTCGGTAATTTTATCAAATACAATCAGTCTGGTCAGCCTGAAGGTTGCAAGAGCCAAAATCAGGAGCTCCAAAGGTGTTATGTCCATTTTTTTCACCTCAATTATAAAAAAATAGCCTATTTTTTGAAAAAACAAGGCGTTTGTCCGTAACCCATAGGGCACTTCGGCAATATGTTAGTAGTGTAGACCACAAGAAACAAACAAGGAGGAAAACAAAAATGGGTTGTGGAAAAAAAGACGACTTCAAAGGCAAAAGCTGTGTATGTGAAGTACTTCGTGCTATAAAAGATATTCAAGATAACGCAGAAGATGTGTGCGAATGCCCTTCAAACTGTTTCCTGGAGCCGCTTGGAGCAATATCACCTTCCGGCAGAAAGCGCCATAAGCGTCCAGATACACGCGTATTCACACTAAAAACTGCGGACGGGTCACCATTCCATGCATTCTTTACAGGAAATGACTGTGCTTGTGTATCGATCTTCTTTAGAGTAGAAGAAGTATTTGATAACTGCTGTGCAGTGCTTCGCGTTCTGGAGCCAGTAAACAGAAAATCTGGCCCGGACAAAACAGTAAACCTTGTTGATGACTGCTGCATCGACTTGAAAAAGGTTTGCGAAGTTGACTACTTCCGCAGTACAAATGATTGCGTAACTGTTGATTTAACATGCTTCTGCGCTGTTCAATGTATTGCAGATGTTGACCTGGATATTTGCGAAGACTAATTAAAAGAGGCCAGCCGAACATTCGGCTGGCTATTTTTTTTGCCGGCCTGCTTAAAAATTTAGGTCTACCTTCTAAGGCCGATCATTTTGACTGCATTTAATGATTGAAGATTTAATTTTTCAATACTTTCATCAAATAACTTGACCTCGATCCATTCTTCATTTTTTGAAACCAGAAACCCTCTTATGGCCTTTTCCCCGGTTTCAAATATGCATGGTATGGGCGGAAGCTGTTTTGGGAAATCAATTAAGTAATTCAGGCGCTCAGGTGTGTCCATTTCCTTAAAACTTTTTACCCGATTGAAAGCTGGTTTTCTTTTTTCAGTCGTAAAAGCAAAGGATGCACCTTTTTTCTCTTCTCTCCCTGATTCAAACTCTTCAATGGCTTCCTGCACTTCCAATTGCCCTGCAGTATTTTCGATTTTCTCTTTCGGCACCGTTTGTTCCTCTTTATTGCCAGCCAAATCCAGTAAACTTTGTTTCTGTTTACGTTCCTGCTCTGCTTTTCTGCTGGAATAGATTGTTTGCATCCTGTTTTCAGGAATTTGAAAATTCGGCTGCTGTATATAGAATAACGGCTCCTTTTCTCTTTTCTCAGTCACTATGCCCACCTCCGCAATCGTTATGGTTCATCGTATTATATGTATGCAGAACATGGACTTTCGTTTCTGAGGAAATAAAAAAGCCCGCTCATATTAGAGCGGACAAATTTAAAGGATATGGTAACCGGAATCCACGTGTATATTTTCACCCGTTATTCCTCTGGACAGACTGCTGAATAAGAATAGAGCAGTATCTCCTACTTCTTCAGGAGTTGTGGTTTTACGGAGCGGAGCTTTTTCTTCAATTTCTTTAAGGATCGAATTAAATTCGCTTATTCCTTTAGCAGAGAGAGTCCTGATTGGTCCGGCTGAAATGGAATTAACCCGGATTCCATCCTTCCCAAGATCATTAGCCAAATATTTGACGCTTGCATCAAGGGAGGCTTTTGCTACACCCATAACATTATAGTTTTTCACAACCTTTTCACCGCCAAGGTATGTGAGAGTCACAATGCTTCCGCCTTCTGCCATCAATCCCCTGGCTTCCTTGGCAACAGCAGTCAGGGAATAAGAGCTGATATTATGAGCCAGCAGGAATCCGTCTCTTGTTGTGCTCATGTATTCTCCCTGAAGTTCTTCCTTATGGGCAAAGGCGATGCAGTGAGCAATCCCATGAATTATACCCGCTTCCTCCTTAATTGTGCTGAAACATTTCGCGATGTCTTCATCACTTGTTACATCACATGGAAGCACTAATGATTGGGCATCCTCCAATGATTCAGCCAATTCACGAACACTTTTCTCAAGCCTTTCTCCCGCATATGTAAAGATTAAACGGGCACCAGCATCATGAAGGGATTTGGCAATTCCCCATGCAATACTTCTTTTATTAGCTACACCCATTACGACGAATGTTTTTCCATTTAAAGAAAGAGTCATTATAAATCCTCCTGAGTTTATTATTACAAGTTATTAGTACCTAGTGCTAATTGTACATCAATTCTGCGCAAAAGAAAAGCCGAAAAAAAATCCTGTTATTGCTGGAGGATTTTTTTCGGCTAGAAAGAAGCCATCAGATTCTAACACCATTCACAAAATTCAAGCTCCCGTTTTAATTCATCAACGTATTCCTTCGATCCAGTAACAATCAAGCGGTCATTTACATGCAGTTCAGTATCTCCGTGCGGAACAATGGAATCCTTTCCTCTAAATATCCGGACGAATATTACATCCCCTGTAAACGGGAACCTCCGAAGCATCATGCCTTCAAACTGCTCATTCTTTAATCGGATTTCATATAAAGCCGTCTCCTGGTTCGTTAATATGTTCACCACGCTTGGCGACTCGATTAACGCACGAAGCAGCGCCTTAGAGGAAAGAATAGTTGAAAACAGTTCAATGTCATGCTCCCGAAGCGTTTCTTCCATATCCGGACTTTCCATCCGGCAAATGACCCGGTCTACTCCCTTATCTTTAAAAGCAATGGATAATGTAGCATTGGTCTCTTCATCCCCCGTGGAAATTACAACAATATCCGAATCAAAAGCCTCTGTGCCCTCGAAATTTTCAATATCAAACTCCTCAACTTCAATGATATCAAACAAAGAGTCCGCTATTTGTTTTTCCGCCTTTTCCTGCTTCTTATGATATAAAGCCGGCTCGTAAAGGGATGACTTAAGCTCATTATAGATCGGCATAGTCATTTGGTTAGCACCAATAAAGGACACTTTAAGCTTCTTCTCCTCGGCAGCTTCCTGAGGAAATAGCTTTTTAAAGACAACAGGTGTGAATATACTTGTTATGACAGCAACTAATATCAATGTGCCGCTCATTTCTGCAGTAATAACACCCATTCTTTCACCTATCGTTGCTGCAGCAATAACAAGGGAAAGAGTTGACGTTAACAAGAAACCAGAAGCAATAACCGTTTTGATGTCATACCATCTTTTTAATATATAAATCGGGATAAGCTTTGACAGCAGCAGAGCAATCAGCAGCAATGGTATAAGCATAAGCATCTTGGGATCTCCAAACAAAGTCCATACGTCGAGCTCTACCCCAACCATTACAAAGAAAATCGGTATAAGGAACCCGTATCCAAATGAATCCAGCTTATGGATCATTTCTTGATTTGGCGCCAGCAGCGATACAAGAACCCCCGCAAGGAATGCACCTAATATATTCTCTGCCCCGACTGTTTCTGATAATGCCACAAGGAAAATAATTAGTGCAAAGACTGCTCTTGTTCCAATCTGAACAGTCCCTGTCGACATCGCTTCAAGAAAATTAAGGTTCTTAAACCTTCTGCCCAGGAAGTACAGCAATACGCCTACACCGAATAAGATGAGAAGAAGCCATGTATTTCCTCCGCCTGTATCATTTAAAGAAACAAATACAGCCAGCAGAATCATCGTAGCCAAATCTGCAATAACTGCAATTAAAAGAATAATTTGGCCAATGCCTGTTTTCATTAAATGTGCTTCCTTGAGAGTCGGAACCACAACTCCCAGAGAGATGGTTGAAATAATTAAAGTCATTAAAAAGGCATTATCAATGAAACCTGCCCAGACAAATAAATAAGAAAGCCCTAATGAAACAAAAAATATCCCTAAAAAAACAATTGAAGACACTGCAAATGAATTCGGCTCAAGTTTTCCGCTGGGAAGCTTTTCTCTCTTCTTTGCTGAAGAAAAAGCTGTAAAGTCAATCTCAAGTCCGCTCAGGAACATTAAAAATATAAAACCAAGTGTCGAAAGAGTTTCAAGCCACATATCCTCATTGACAATATCAAAGCCGCTTTTGCCGATAATTAAACCAATAAGAATCTCAGCCACCACTACCGGAATAAAATTAACCTTCAGCCGGTGCAGTATAATCGGCGTAATAAAAGCGGCGAGAATAACAATGACAAGCGATGCTACCGATGCCCCATGTTCCATAATATTACCCCCTTAACCTGTTAAATAACTCATAAATAATGTCGCCATTCCAAAGTAAATTAAAATACTGATTAGATCATTGATGGTTGTAATGAATGGACCTGACGCTACAGCCGGATCAATTTTCATTCTGTGCATTAGTAAAGGGATCAGTGCACCGGCAAGGGTAGCTACGATCAATGTAAACAAAATTGAAACGCCAACTAAAACACCCAGAAAGAAATTTCCTTTCCAGAAGAAAACAATGAAAGTCACAAGGATACCGCAAATGCTTCCATTAATTAATCCAGTCCCTGCTTCCCTTATCATCAGTTTCCATTTATTTTCTTTCTCCAGGTCGCCTGTTGCAATCCCCCGTACAGCAACAGCCAATGCCTGAGTCCCGGTATTTCCAGCCATCCCTGCAATAAGAGGAATGAAAACAGCTAAAATGGCCACCTTATCCAATGTGTCCTCAAACCTGCCGATAAGGCTTGCAGTTAACATACCCAAAAACAGCAGGATGATAAGCCAGGGAAGCCGTTTACGGGCAGCAGAAACTGGATTCCGGTCAATATGATCCATATCCGATACAGCAGCCAATTTGGAGTAATCATCAGATGCTTCTTCTTCCATGACGTCCATGACATCATCAACTGTGATAATGCCTAGCAAGTGGTTCTGAAAATCCACAACCGGTACAGCCAGGAAATTATAGTCCTTAATTTTTCTTGCAACTTCCTCCTGGTCCTCACCCACTGATACCGAAACTACTCTGTCATTAGTTATTTCCGATATCATCGTATCATCGTCACTTACTATTAAATCCCTTAATGAAATGACGCCAATAAGCTTTTTATCGTCATTAACAACATACACATAATAAATGGTTTCAGCCCTTGGCGCTTCATTCTTTAAGATATACATAGCAGAACGAACCGTCTGATTGGCTGACAGAGAGACAAATTCGGTTGTCATAATACTTCCTGCTGTATATTCTTCGTAATGAAGCAAATCCTTAATTTCTTTTGCCGATTCATCATCCATAATTGTTAAGTAGCTGACAACCTGGTCTTTATCAAGTTCATTTAAAACATCAACCGCATCATCGGCATACATTTCTGAAAGCATATCTGCTGCATAATGGGGATTCATCTCAGCAAGAACGTCTTTATAATCTTCTTCTTCAATCTCCAGGTTTTCAAAAAGAGCTGCCATTTCTTCAGGAGATAGATAAAGATAAATTTTTGCACGGATGTCCTCATCCAGATCTTTAAAAAATGAAGCCTGATCATATGGGTGCATATCAAGAAATTCATTCCTGAAGGTATCAATTTCTTCATTTTGTAAAGATTGGATTAAAAGACTGGCATTGATGTGGGAACCTGATCTTTCCTCTGCATGATCTTCCATACAAAATTAACCTCCTCTCATACCATAAAGCATCCATACTCTGTTGGATAACAGGAAAATGTACTTCACTATACTAGCAAATCTTTGTTTTTTTGTCGTCTCTGAGCAATCCATAAAGTGAAACTTCAATCAGTGGGGAGTAATTTTCTCCCCGCTGATTGTTAGTTGAGGCCCACAGGAAGTGGGTCACAAAGACGTTGCCACAGGATGTGTTCTTAGTCTTTGTCCTTATTTCGGGCCTTTACATTATAAAGCGAGGAGACTTGCCCAGGGGTGACAAGCATAAGACGGGCAGATGGCGGGAAGTGCTTTTCTTCCCATCAGCTGATTGGCTTATGACCTCGAGCCCCTAGGAGCCGCAGCTAGATCGGGCAGTTTGACCCCCATTTATCCTCCGTTGGTTCCTCTGTTTCTTTGAAGTGGGGGTCTTACTGCCCGTTAGACTGCGATAAATTTAATTTCCCCATTCTTTGAACTTAAAATCGTTAAAGCTTTTCCTGCTGCGTGAAAAATAAAGTGTCATGATAAAGATTATGAAAATTGATATGATAACAGTAGAACTTTAAAGGAGCCTAAGAAATGAGACTTGATATTATTGGTGATATCCACGGCTGCTTTGCTGAATTTAAAGAGCTGACTTTAGAACTGGACTATAGCTGGAAAGAGGGATTTCCTGTCCATCCAAGCGGCAGAAAACTGGCCTTCGTGGGAGACTTAACTGACAGAGGCCCAGATTCACTTGCAGTCATTGATGCAGTATATAACCTTGCAGCAAACAACTTGGGATACTATGTCCCGGGCAACCATTGCAACAAACTCTACCGCTTCTTTTTAGGGAATAAAGTGCAAATTACACATGGACTTGAAACAACAGTCGCTGAGTTTGAGCAACTGGCTCCCAAAACACAGGAGGAGGTCAGACAGAAATTCATGGATTTATATGAAAATGCACCTCTATATCGTGTACTCGATAACAACAAACTGGTTATCGCCCATGCAGGAATTAAAGAAAGCTATATTGGAAAACATTCCTCAAAAGTAAAAACCTTTGTTCTGTATGGTGATATTACAGGAGAAAAAAATCCTGACGGCACACCTGTAAGACGGGATTGGGCAAAAGAGTATGAGGGTGACGCTGTCATCGTCTATGGCCATACTCCCATAAAGGAAGTGAGAAGAATTAATAACACCTATAATATTGATACAGGCGCTGTTTTTGGCAATAAATTAACCGCGCTTAGATATCCGGAAATGCAATTACTGTCTGTCCAGTCCCGCCTGCCTTATGTTGAAGAGAAATTCAGGAAGATGTAACCAAAAAAGCCGGCAAATGCCGGCTTTTACAGTAGACAACTCATGTCTTCCGGAAGCTGTTGTTCAAAAATAAGGGTTTTGTGCAGGAAGGGATGTTCGAAGGAAAGGCTGCAGCAGTGCAGCGCCTGCCGCCTGATGAACAGTCTTGTGCCCCCATATAATTCGTCTCCTGCAAGGGGATAACCAAGCCAGGCCAAATGAACTCTGATCTGATGAGTTCTGCCGGTTTCAAGCTTCAGTTTTACATGTGTAAATTCTTTTTGGCGGCTGATGACCTGATAATTAGTACATGCGTATTGGCCTTCCTCACTGACTTCCCGTTCAATTATACTGTCTTTCTTTCGCGCAATTGGCTGTTCTATTGTTCCTGCGTCCGGGCAGATTGAGCCTTCTGCAAAGGCTTCATACATGCGATGGATTTTTCGTGAGCGCTGCTGTTTGCTGAACAAATGATGTACATGCCTGTGTTTAGCAATCAGAACCAGGCCAGATGTATCTCTATCCAGTCGTGTCACAATATGGGCAGCAGACTTTAAGCCGATTCGCTGATAATACCCAATCAGCCGATTCGCCAGACTTCCGGAAGGATGTTCTCTGGAAGGAATGGAACTCACACCTGCCGGTTTATTTACTACAAGAAGATAATCATCTTCATAAAGAATATCCAGAGGCAAGTCTTCCCTCTTCATGCCTTCACTCGGAACTTCTTCAGGGAAACCAACCTGAAGGACATCACCTTCCTTTAACACATAGCGGACATTGACTTCCTGATTATTTACTTGAATGAAGCCGCCGGCAAATTTTATATCTGTCAGTGCAGTTTTGGAAATATGATTGTCTTTTAAAAATTCCCTGATTAACAAGCCCGCCTCCGGGGCAGTAATTTTCCATTGTAATTCAAAACGTGCCATGAGCTGCAGGCTCCTGTTCTGTCAGATGGTGACTTTTCTTCAATCAGCAACAAAAGAATCGTGAACCCTTTTCCAGAATGGAAATGGCCTGAACCTGGCAAAACGGATCTTCTCATCTGCCACTCTGAATTGAATTGATTTTACATCTTTATGAAGAAGTGTCAAATGATCAATAGTAATTTGAAAATCCGGTTCATTCACAGGCTTCAGCATGCATGTATGGTGGGCCGGCAGTACCAGCGGCGAGCCCACTGTACGGAATACCTTATTATTAATGGAAGCCATTTCAGCAAGCTGGATGGCAGGCAAAGAAGGGTGCAGAATAGCTCCTCCCAGCGCCTTATTATAAGCTGTACTTCCTGATGGTGTAGAGACACACAGGCCATCTCCGCGGAACCGTTCAAAATGCTGGCCGCGTATTTCCACATCCATTACTAAGGTACCTTCTACCGCCTTGACCGTAGATTCATTTAATGCAAGATAACGGGTTTCTTTCCCTCCATGCTGGTAGCGGATAATCACTTCAAGGAGCGGATATTCAATCACCTGATACGGGGTTTTGGCAATTGCAATGACAAGCTTTTCGATTTCCTCCGGCACCCAGTCTGCATAAAAGCCAAGATGGCCTGTGTGTATACCTACAAACGCGGTCTTGTCCAGGCGGCTGCTGTATCGGTGAAAGGCATAGAGTAAAGTGCCATCCCCGCCTACCGATATGACTATATCAGGCTCTTCTTCATCATATGTAAGCTCGAAGTCCAATAAATAGGTTCTCATTTTATGCATGAGTGTATTAGATTTTGAATCTCCTTTTGAGGTAATGGCAAATTTCATCTTATCCAAGCTCCTCTTTTATACTGTTAGTTTTCTCCCTTTTGCTGCTTTTCCTTTTTTCTAGTAAAGAATGCCTGGGCATCCTGTATTTCTCCGCGAATGAGTGACATTTCTTCATCCAGCCTGAAAGCAGCCTCTGCCGCCCGCTGAAGCCTCATTTGAATATCTTCAGGGAATTGGCCCTTATATTTGTAATTCAAGGAATGTTCAACCGTGGCCCAGAAATTCATGGCAAGCGTTCGAATCTGAATCTCTGCAAGAATTTTCTTCTCTCCCTTGATTGTCTGAACAGGATAGCGGATCACGACATGATAAGAGCGGTAACCGCTTGCTTTTTTATGAGAAATATAGTCTCTTTCTTCAACAATTTCAAAGTCATTTCTTTGTCTTAATAGTTCAACCACTCTCTTAATATCATCAACAAATTGGCACATCATTCTTACACCGGCAATATCCTGCATTTCCGATTCCAATCTGTCGAGTGGAATGCCTTTTTGATTTGCCTTATCTAAAATGCTGGCAATAGGCTTTACCCTCCCGGTAACAAATTCAATCGGAGAATGGGAAGAGTCCATTTCAAATTGGCTTCTCATGCCTTTTAGCTTTACTTTCAACTCTTCAACCGCCTGCTTATATGGCGCCAAAAATAAGTCCCAATGCTTCACCTGCAACACCACCAAATATCCGAAATAAAAAAAGACGGCACCCGTACTGCACCTGCTGGCAGGCACTTATATGCTCATGTAAATCAGCAAAACTCTTATCTGTTCAAATACATAGCCTATCTCTATATCCAAGTATTAAGCCGCTTAAACATTCAGCTGAAATACATTCTCTACTTTTTCTACCATTTCATTTCCGTAATTGCTGTTCCCGCGGATATTTTCTATTAAATCTCCTAATTCCTCATGAAATCCTGCAAGCTCAAGGCGAGCATGTTTACTGTCAGAAGCAAAAACCCGCATTTGGCCATCAAGTGCCTTCTTTAATTCCGGCCAGACTGCTTCCGGAAGGGAAATATATGTATAATCATCATTTTGCTCTGCTATATAAATAAATGAAAGATTGTCGGAATCAGCTAATATTTGCTGCATAGCCGTTAAACCTGAAACGGTCCCAGATTCTATTCCCAAAATTAATTCGTTTCCAATCCATTCTGCATTTACAATTGTAAGTTTCTGTTTCATTTTTCTACCTCCATTGTCATTACCTATTCTATCGCAGATTTTATAGACAGTAAAACCCCTGCTGCAATTTTTACAGCTTCACGAAGCAAACTCCCCTGATTGAATTTATCACAAGCTTAAAAAGATCTTCAAAGGATTGAAGTCCATGCTGAATAAGGAGATAATACAGGTAATTACTTATAGCTGAGGTGTACAGGCTTGTCTAATAAAAATATTGAAATTGAATTTAAAAACATAATCACCAGAGATGAATTTACCGCTTTAATGAATTTTATGAATTTAGGCAGTGAAGATTTTTCTGAACAGGAAAATCATTATTTCGATACACCTGATTTTTTATTGAAGGAAATAGGAAGTGCATTAAGGATCAGGCAGAAAAACGGCTCGTTTGAATTGACTCTAAAACAGCCCCACCCTGAAGGGCTGCTGGAGACCAATGAAAATCTTACTGATTCCGAAGCAGCAGAGATGATTCAGACCGGAAAAATTCCCAGGGAACAGATAAAAAAATCCATAGAAGAGCTTGGAATAAAGACAGATAACCTTCAATATTTTGGTACTCTCACAACAGCACGTGCAGAAAAGGAATACAATAAAGG
This region includes:
- the spoVAE gene encoding stage V sporulation protein AE — encoded protein: MLPMFFWAFVIGGLFCVFGQIMFDVFKLTPGHTLSLLVVLGAVLDGLGLYEPLADFAGAGATIPITSFGNSLVHGALQEADQHGLVGVLTGMFEVTSSGISAAIIFGFIGALIFKPKG
- the spoVAD gene encoding stage V sporulation protein AD, whose translation is MLKGKQSWVFQHLPVIAAAGVSGGPFEANGNLSEDFDVLHDDLWMGEDSYEKAHRILLEEAGQTALSKANVQKEDVQFYIAGDLINQITPSSLSARTNQIPYFGIFGACSTSMEGLALASFIVNYRGADYVLTGASSHNAAVEKQFRYPTEYGGQKPPTAQWTVTGAGAALVSAKAAGPNLLVTTSATIGKVIDMGLTDPFNMGGAMAPAAADTITAHFKDMQLDPSHYDLIVTGDLGRIGQETAYELLINNGLKIDREKFKDCGLMIYKDDQPVQSGGSGAGCSASVLYGHLLNQMKRGVYRRILVVATGALLSPLTFQQNESIPCIAHAVSIEMT
- the spoVAC gene encoding stage V sporulation protein AC codes for the protein MSKKGNKTPEQQQYEKLEQKHELKRPVLKNCIRAFWVGGLICTVGQAITYFYIYFFNFTEQTAGNPTVATMIFISMLLTGFGVYDRLGQFAGAGSAVPVTGFGNAVISAAIEHRTEGFVLGVGGNMFKLAGSVILFGVFAAFVVALIKTLLTIWGVI
- a CDS encoding YhcN/YlaJ family sporulation lipoprotein; translated protein: MKKRLLLMNAFSLILISGCSGDGKVTDSDLALLKTTHPPAVLIDKNTKENLDLVQNIEHDVEKMKELYDVAVVKSNGDTLVAYKVKHLQRFHMKKIEKNMTKMLEEKYPDENFIVSSDYKIFIEAVELQEKMKNPDFTDKKAKKKLDKIIKLKNEMT
- a CDS encoding DUF1360 domain-containing protein encodes the protein MDITPLELLILALATFRLTRLIVFDKITEFLRKPFLEEVEEKDENGEIEVYWVVKEGRVRSFFGELLSCYWCTGVWSAIFLYASYYLYASFAAPVLLILAIAGLAAIIEVLVQKLID
- a CDS encoding CotY/CotZ family spore coat protein, which translates into the protein MGCGKKDDFKGKSCVCEVLRAIKDIQDNAEDVCECPSNCFLEPLGAISPSGRKRHKRPDTRVFTLKTADGSPFHAFFTGNDCACVSIFFRVEEVFDNCCAVLRVLEPVNRKSGPDKTVNLVDDCCIDLKKVCEVDYFRSTNDCVTVDLTCFCAVQCIADVDLDICED
- a CDS encoding CotO family spore coat protein, which translates into the protein MTEKREKEPLFYIQQPNFQIPENRMQTIYSSRKAEQERKQKQSLLDLAGNKEEQTVPKEKIENTAGQLEVQEAIEEFESGREEKKGASFAFTTEKRKPAFNRVKSFKEMDTPERLNYLIDFPKQLPPIPCIFETGEKAIRGFLVSKNEEWIEVKLFDESIEKLNLQSLNAVKMIGLRR
- the fabI gene encoding enoyl-ACP reductase FabI, which encodes MTLSLNGKTFVVMGVANKRSIAWGIAKSLHDAGARLIFTYAGERLEKSVRELAESLEDAQSLVLPCDVTSDEDIAKCFSTIKEEAGIIHGIAHCIAFAHKEELQGEYMSTTRDGFLLAHNISSYSLTAVAKEARGLMAEGGSIVTLTYLGGEKVVKNYNVMGVAKASLDASVKYLANDLGKDGIRVNSISAGPIRTLSAKGISEFNSILKEIEEKAPLRKTTTPEEVGDTALFLFSSLSRGITGENIHVDSGYHIL